From one Ahaetulla prasina isolate Xishuangbanna chromosome 18, ASM2864084v1, whole genome shotgun sequence genomic stretch:
- the FHAD1 gene encoding forkhead-associated domain-containing protein 1 isoform X3, whose amino-acid sequence MLLKKKEETILKLGDEINRLSAFESECSRKDTLIAELQREISAMNEKVVATLAKKDTEFHQKLASLDKDSEAKAEEIRRLKEQVSGLQRNTSEVLYHSLSDRDLQIARWKQENEALKKSYALTTGLVTSLQKDVVQKEQRFQQLKTEMEKLRQESREKDSQLAYISAQCSRIKAETKRELRDRDLSAHQSRIADLELQAGQSKEEAKKHYAEQEALTRRLAEATKAEGELKEETERRAQQVQELGRRERLLRLEMEQAATQAQHFRNQVLRALFSELPEKPLTDEQIVEEIHQMQESKEGSDQKEAGLQKEVQIRGLEMEKLSSNLALLKKSLDGFQEFLKTSFSAKSLKEAISQLQSLPPLAPMASGIQASLARIFYSVLGWVEALESLLRNMGVDAPAGDTGMATYMKQLLDQHHSVTGQVQALQNQLRRAEESQHTTLQEKLKELREQLEGESQAREREIQEEEKRQKEILARRAAREEAELKEALEEERKRGRLLEAEVKELSEAMEGRRDLERMLNARMKEALGSLEDAERGKAMAEEKLSVWERRLQGLEAEAESLRQKHQREISEYQEQVKQHARTIVGLEKRLPSAAQQPEEERGLRPRETKKEASKPPLPASPGLCVMDEFHAFLKEELAAAKQEIQANQAVIAELKKELCQARATMSDVIGELSEKQKAELEEKRNLVQSQARELGLLREKLSEASRMLSQRETHLQATTEELRKAREKVKELLAKAKAAEMGRLVQHKGVQTMGALQGQPSPAAKEPPLLCLADLGARCKGSRHEEVIHRQKETLAELRKKLRKLEKDAKNSEPLLVVRKGPTEKDPAVVLTAAMDAHQPPAGPSCIDPNMATERNARMEMADALDLSENLYLSLVRGLSSLMDVEQLMGLRTLKHLSQAEREKVSLLRQKNLELLLDRISKLKSRLERKESLLKEYEGDSGPFRSNRHSLQAYQSEVAKLADQVYRDAEEKALLKEALERTRLQLSKEKRLNKALKKPKTPTPRKPPSESPKAAEGPREACRPRVPCSGWA is encoded by the exons ATGCTTCTCAAAAAGAAG GAAGAGACCATTTTAAAACTGGGGGACGAAATCAACCGCTTGTCCGCCTTCGAAAGTGAGTGCAGCCGCAAGGACACACTGATCGCAGAGCTCCAGCGCGAGATTTCGGCCATGAACGAGAAGGTCGTGGCAACCCTGGCCAAGAAGGACACCGAGTTCCATCAGAAGCTGGCCAGCCTTGacaaagactccgaagccaaggCCGAAGAGATCAGGAGGCTGAAGGAGCAG GTGAGCGGCCTGCAGAGAAACACCAGCGAAGTTTTGTACCACTCCCTCTCGGACCGCGACCTGCAAATCGCCCGCTGGAAGCAGGAGAACGAAGCCCTGAAGAAGAGCTACGCGCTCACCACAG GACTGGTGACCAGTTTGCAAAAGGACGTGGTCCAGAAGGAGCAGCGCTTCCAGCAACTGAAAACGGAGATGGAGAAGCTGAGGCAGGAGAGTCGGGAGAAGGACAGCCAGCTGGCCTATATTTCCGCCCAG TGCTCTAGAATTAAAGCGGAGACCAAGCGGGAACTCAGGGACAGAGACCTAAGTGCCCATCAGAGT CGGATTGCGGATCTGGAGCTGCAGGCCGGCCAGTCTAAGGAGGAGGCGAAGAAACACTACGCAGAGCAGGAGGCCCTGACCCGGAGGCTGGCTGAAGCCACCAAG GCCGAAGGGGAGCTGAAGGAAGAGACAGAGAGGCGAGCCCAGCAGGTGCAGGAGCTGGGCCGCCGAGAGCGTCTCCTGCGCTTGGAGATGGAGCAGGCAGCCACTCAG GCGCAGCATTTCCGGAACCAGGTGCTGAGGGCCCTCTTTTCCGAACTTCCCGAGAAACCTCTAACTGATGAGCAG atTGTTGAGGAAATCCATCAGATGCAGGAGAGCAAGGAGGGCTCTGATCAGAAGGAGGCAGGGCTGCAGAAAGAAGTGCAGATCAGGGGCCTGGAAATGGAGAAGCTCTCATCCAACCTGGCCCTGCTAAAGAAGTCACTCGATGGATTCCag GAGTTCCTGAAGACCTCTTTCTCTGCCAAGAGCCTGAAGGAGGCCATCAGCCAGCTACAGAGCCTTCCCCCACTGGCCCCCATGGCATCAGGAATCCAAGCCTCTCTGGCCCGCATCTTCTACAGTGTACTGGGCTGGGTGGAAGCACTGGAGTCTCTCCTCCGGAACATGGGCGTTGATGCCCCAGCTGGTGACACAG GAATGGCCACCTACATGAAGCAGCTGCTGGACCAGCACCACAGTGTCACGGGGCAGGTCCAGGCCTTGCAG AATCAGCTGCGGAGGGCAGAGGAGTCCCAGCACACCACCCTGCAGGAGAAGCTGAAGGAACTGAGGGAGCAGCTGGAGGGAGAGTCCCAGGCCAGAGAGAGGGAAATCCAGGAGGAAGAGAAGCGGCAGAAGGAG ATCCTGGCAAGGAGGGCCGCCCGGGAAGAAGCCGAGCTAAAAGAAGCcctggaagaggagaggaaaaggggcCGCCTGTTGGAAGCTGAAGTGAAGGAACTCTCCGAG GCGATGGAAGGgagaagggacctggagaggATGTTAAACGCCAGAATGAAGGAGGCTCTGGGGTCTCTGGAAGATGCCGAGAGGGGAAAG GCGATGGCGGAAGAGAAGCTGTCAGTCTGGGAGAGGCGGCTGCAGGGCCTGGAGGCGGAGGCCGAGTCGCTGAGGCAGAAGCACCAGCGGGAGATCTCGGAGTACCAGGAGCAGGTCAAACAGCACGCCAGGACCATCGTGGGGCTGGAGAAGAGGCTGCCCAGCGCTGCCCAGCAGCCAGAGGAGGAACGTGGGCTCCGGCCAAGAG aAACCAAGAAGGAGGCTTCCAAGCCCCCCTTACCTGCCTCCCCGGGGCTGTGCGTCATGGACGAGTTTCACGCTTTCCTGAA GGAGGAGCTGGCGGCCGCCAAGCAGGAGATCCAGGCCAACCAGGCGGTCATCGCGGAGCTCAAGAAGGAGCTTTGCCAGGCCAGAGCCACAATGTCCGACGTGATTG GGGAGCTGAGTGAGAAGCAGAAAGCGGAGCTGGAGGAGAAGCGGAACCTCGTGCAGAGCCAGGCCCGAGAACTCGGCCTCCTGCGGGAGAAGCTGTCGGAGGCCTCCAGGATGCTGTCCCAGAGGGAAACCCACCTCCAAGCCACCACCGAGGAGTTAAG GAAGGCCAGAGAGAAGGTGAAAGAGCTGCTGGCGAAGGCGAAGGCCGCGGAGATGGGCAGGCTTGTACAGCACAAGGGTGTGCAGACCATGGGGGCCCTGCAGGGCCAGCCCTCCCCTGCTGCGAAG GAGCCCCCTCTCTTGTGCTTGGCTGACCTGGGAGCCAGGTGCAAAGGCTCCCGCCACGAGGAGGTCATCCATCGGCAGAAGGAGACCTTGGCCGAGCTGCGCAAGAAGCTCCGGAAACTGGAGAAGG ACGCGAAAAACTCGGAGCCGCTTCTGGTGGTGCGGAAAGGGCCGACAGAGAAGGACCCCGCGGTGGTGCTGACGGCGGCAATGGATGCCCACCAG CCTCCAGCTGGGCCCTCCTGCATCGACCCCAACATGGCCACTGAGAGGAACGCCAGGATGGAGATGGCGGATGCGCTGGACCTCAGCGAGAACCTG tACCTCAGCCTTGTCCGGGGCCTCTCCAGCCTGATGGACGTGGAGCAACTGATGGGCTTGCGGACTCTAAAGCACCTGTCCCAGGCCGAGCGGGAGAAGGTGAGCCTGCTGCGCCAGAAGAACCTGGAGCTGCTGCTGGACAGGATCAGCAAGCTGAAGAGCCGCCTGGAGAGGAAGGAGTCCCTGCTGAAGGAGTACGAGGGGGACTCCGGGCCCTTCAG GAGCAACAGGCACAGCCTGCAGGCCTACCAGTCGGAGGTGGCCAAGCTGGCCGACCAGGTGTACCGGGACGCGGAGGAGAAGGCACTGCTGAAGGAGGCGCTGGAGAGGACACGGCTGCAGCTGAGCAAAGAGAAGAGACTGAACAAGGCCCTCAAGAAGCCCAAG ACGCcaaccccaaggaagccgcccTCCGAAAGTCCGAAGGCAGCCGAAGGGCCGAGGGAGGCCTGCAGACCCCGAGTGCCTTGCAGCGGCTGGGCCTAG
- the FHAD1 gene encoding forkhead-associated domain-containing protein 1 isoform X1: MGISQFKQRCPVQKCPVSSGVPIPLRVLIRGAALCVVVFRVVSQVLSLCFFTTPRRLAESMKAFLRSSDGILALRPKITTIGKHDDSDIVLKSPGLEDHHAALEFSDAEHSFVLRDFNTGSGSFVNDCQIQNVAVKVGQGDLLRFGSAGPTFELVLDHPPQMSYPLVNRRIAWPGQIQVVTETASPPSAAAAPQFPLLPSQQSSPASPSWPYAASGASPRPPLRKRPPGSAWGRTVSSSAFSPEPSSWSPATLADSGALPGPLASSHPGDMLLKKKEETILKLGDEINRLSAFESECSRKDTLIAELQREISAMNEKVVATLAKKDTEFHQKLASLDKDSEAKAEEIRRLKEQVSGLQRNTSEVLYHSLSDRDLQIARWKQENEALKKSYALTTGLVTSLQKDVVQKEQRFQQLKTEMEKLRQESREKDSQLAYISAQCSRIKAETKRELRDRDLSAHQSRIADLELQAGQSKEEAKKHYAEQEALTRRLAEATKAEGELKEETERRAQQVQELGRRERLLRLEMEQAATQAQHFRNQVLRALFSELPEKPLTDEQIVEEIHQMQESKEGSDQKEAGLQKEVQIRGLEMEKLSSNLALLKKSLDGFQEFLKTSFSAKSLKEAISQLQSLPPLAPMASGIQASLARIFYSVLGWVEALESLLRNMGVDAPAGDTGMATYMKQLLDQHHSVTGQVQALQNQLRRAEESQHTTLQEKLKELREQLEGESQAREREIQEEEKRQKEILARRAAREEAELKEALEEERKRGRLLEAEVKELSEAMEGRRDLERMLNARMKEALGSLEDAERGKAMAEEKLSVWERRLQGLEAEAESLRQKHQREISEYQEQVKQHARTIVGLEKRLPSAAQQPEEERGLRPRETKKEASKPPLPASPGLCVMDEFHAFLKEELAAAKQEIQANQAVIAELKKELCQARATMSDVIGELSEKQKAELEEKRNLVQSQARELGLLREKLSEASRMLSQRETHLQATTEELRKAREKVKELLAKAKAAEMGRLVQHKGVQTMGALQGQPSPAAKEPPLLCLADLGARCKGSRHEEVIHRQKETLAELRKKLRKLEKDAKNSEPLLVVRKGPTEKDPAVVLTAAMDAHQPPAGPSCIDPNMATERNARMEMADALDLSENLYLSLVRGLSSLMDVEQLMGLRTLKHLSQAEREKVSLLRQKNLELLLDRISKLKSRLERKESLLKEYEGDSGPFRSNRHSLQAYQSEVAKLADQVYRDAEEKALLKEALERTRLQLSKEKRLNKALKKPKTPTPRKPPSESPKAAEGPREACRPRVPCSGWA; the protein is encoded by the exons atgggcatttcccAATTTAAGCAAAGGTGTCCCGTGCAAAAGTGCCCAGTTTCTTCTGGGGTTCCCATTCCTTTGAGAGTCCTCATCAGAGGAGCTGCCTTGTGCGTAGTTGTGTTTCGAGTAGTCTCTCAAGTACTCAGCCTGTGCTTTTTCACCACGCCCCGTCGCCTGGCAGAGAGCATGAAGGCCTTCCTAAGGAGCTCGGACGGCATCTTGGCGCTCAGGCCGAAGATAACGACGATAGGAAAGCATGATGACTCAGACATTGTTCTTAAG tCTCCAGGGTTGGAAGACCACCACGCCGCCCTCGAGTTCAGCGATGCCGAGCACAGCTTCGTTCTTCGGGACTTCAACACCGGCAGTGGCTCCTTTGTGAATGACTGTCAGATCCAGAATGTGGCCGTGAAGGTGGGCCAGGGAGACCTCCTGCGCTTTGGCTCCGCTGGGCCGACCTTCGAGCTGGTGCTGGACCACCCACCTCAG ATGTCTTATCCGCTGGTGAATCGGCGCATTGCCTGGCCTGGCCAAATCCAGGTGGTTACAGAGACAGCTTCCCCTCCGTCTGCAGCTGCTGCTCCCCAGTTTCCATTGCTACCCTCTCAGCAGTCCTCACCCGCCAGTCCCAGCTGGCCCTATGCAGCAAGTGGGGCCTCGCCACGTCCCCCCCTCCGAAAAAGGCCTCCTGGGAGCGCCTGGGGCAGGACAGTCTCCTCCTCTGCCTTCTCTCCCGAGCCTTCCAGCTGGTCTCCCGCCACCCTCGCAG ACAGTGGAGCCCTCCCTGGCCCTCTTGCCAGCAGCCACCCGGGGGATATGCTTCTCAAAAAGAAG GAAGAGACCATTTTAAAACTGGGGGACGAAATCAACCGCTTGTCCGCCTTCGAAAGTGAGTGCAGCCGCAAGGACACACTGATCGCAGAGCTCCAGCGCGAGATTTCGGCCATGAACGAGAAGGTCGTGGCAACCCTGGCCAAGAAGGACACCGAGTTCCATCAGAAGCTGGCCAGCCTTGacaaagactccgaagccaaggCCGAAGAGATCAGGAGGCTGAAGGAGCAG GTGAGCGGCCTGCAGAGAAACACCAGCGAAGTTTTGTACCACTCCCTCTCGGACCGCGACCTGCAAATCGCCCGCTGGAAGCAGGAGAACGAAGCCCTGAAGAAGAGCTACGCGCTCACCACAG GACTGGTGACCAGTTTGCAAAAGGACGTGGTCCAGAAGGAGCAGCGCTTCCAGCAACTGAAAACGGAGATGGAGAAGCTGAGGCAGGAGAGTCGGGAGAAGGACAGCCAGCTGGCCTATATTTCCGCCCAG TGCTCTAGAATTAAAGCGGAGACCAAGCGGGAACTCAGGGACAGAGACCTAAGTGCCCATCAGAGT CGGATTGCGGATCTGGAGCTGCAGGCCGGCCAGTCTAAGGAGGAGGCGAAGAAACACTACGCAGAGCAGGAGGCCCTGACCCGGAGGCTGGCTGAAGCCACCAAG GCCGAAGGGGAGCTGAAGGAAGAGACAGAGAGGCGAGCCCAGCAGGTGCAGGAGCTGGGCCGCCGAGAGCGTCTCCTGCGCTTGGAGATGGAGCAGGCAGCCACTCAG GCGCAGCATTTCCGGAACCAGGTGCTGAGGGCCCTCTTTTCCGAACTTCCCGAGAAACCTCTAACTGATGAGCAG atTGTTGAGGAAATCCATCAGATGCAGGAGAGCAAGGAGGGCTCTGATCAGAAGGAGGCAGGGCTGCAGAAAGAAGTGCAGATCAGGGGCCTGGAAATGGAGAAGCTCTCATCCAACCTGGCCCTGCTAAAGAAGTCACTCGATGGATTCCag GAGTTCCTGAAGACCTCTTTCTCTGCCAAGAGCCTGAAGGAGGCCATCAGCCAGCTACAGAGCCTTCCCCCACTGGCCCCCATGGCATCAGGAATCCAAGCCTCTCTGGCCCGCATCTTCTACAGTGTACTGGGCTGGGTGGAAGCACTGGAGTCTCTCCTCCGGAACATGGGCGTTGATGCCCCAGCTGGTGACACAG GAATGGCCACCTACATGAAGCAGCTGCTGGACCAGCACCACAGTGTCACGGGGCAGGTCCAGGCCTTGCAG AATCAGCTGCGGAGGGCAGAGGAGTCCCAGCACACCACCCTGCAGGAGAAGCTGAAGGAACTGAGGGAGCAGCTGGAGGGAGAGTCCCAGGCCAGAGAGAGGGAAATCCAGGAGGAAGAGAAGCGGCAGAAGGAG ATCCTGGCAAGGAGGGCCGCCCGGGAAGAAGCCGAGCTAAAAGAAGCcctggaagaggagaggaaaaggggcCGCCTGTTGGAAGCTGAAGTGAAGGAACTCTCCGAG GCGATGGAAGGgagaagggacctggagaggATGTTAAACGCCAGAATGAAGGAGGCTCTGGGGTCTCTGGAAGATGCCGAGAGGGGAAAG GCGATGGCGGAAGAGAAGCTGTCAGTCTGGGAGAGGCGGCTGCAGGGCCTGGAGGCGGAGGCCGAGTCGCTGAGGCAGAAGCACCAGCGGGAGATCTCGGAGTACCAGGAGCAGGTCAAACAGCACGCCAGGACCATCGTGGGGCTGGAGAAGAGGCTGCCCAGCGCTGCCCAGCAGCCAGAGGAGGAACGTGGGCTCCGGCCAAGAG aAACCAAGAAGGAGGCTTCCAAGCCCCCCTTACCTGCCTCCCCGGGGCTGTGCGTCATGGACGAGTTTCACGCTTTCCTGAA GGAGGAGCTGGCGGCCGCCAAGCAGGAGATCCAGGCCAACCAGGCGGTCATCGCGGAGCTCAAGAAGGAGCTTTGCCAGGCCAGAGCCACAATGTCCGACGTGATTG GGGAGCTGAGTGAGAAGCAGAAAGCGGAGCTGGAGGAGAAGCGGAACCTCGTGCAGAGCCAGGCCCGAGAACTCGGCCTCCTGCGGGAGAAGCTGTCGGAGGCCTCCAGGATGCTGTCCCAGAGGGAAACCCACCTCCAAGCCACCACCGAGGAGTTAAG GAAGGCCAGAGAGAAGGTGAAAGAGCTGCTGGCGAAGGCGAAGGCCGCGGAGATGGGCAGGCTTGTACAGCACAAGGGTGTGCAGACCATGGGGGCCCTGCAGGGCCAGCCCTCCCCTGCTGCGAAG GAGCCCCCTCTCTTGTGCTTGGCTGACCTGGGAGCCAGGTGCAAAGGCTCCCGCCACGAGGAGGTCATCCATCGGCAGAAGGAGACCTTGGCCGAGCTGCGCAAGAAGCTCCGGAAACTGGAGAAGG ACGCGAAAAACTCGGAGCCGCTTCTGGTGGTGCGGAAAGGGCCGACAGAGAAGGACCCCGCGGTGGTGCTGACGGCGGCAATGGATGCCCACCAG CCTCCAGCTGGGCCCTCCTGCATCGACCCCAACATGGCCACTGAGAGGAACGCCAGGATGGAGATGGCGGATGCGCTGGACCTCAGCGAGAACCTG tACCTCAGCCTTGTCCGGGGCCTCTCCAGCCTGATGGACGTGGAGCAACTGATGGGCTTGCGGACTCTAAAGCACCTGTCCCAGGCCGAGCGGGAGAAGGTGAGCCTGCTGCGCCAGAAGAACCTGGAGCTGCTGCTGGACAGGATCAGCAAGCTGAAGAGCCGCCTGGAGAGGAAGGAGTCCCTGCTGAAGGAGTACGAGGGGGACTCCGGGCCCTTCAG GAGCAACAGGCACAGCCTGCAGGCCTACCAGTCGGAGGTGGCCAAGCTGGCCGACCAGGTGTACCGGGACGCGGAGGAGAAGGCACTGCTGAAGGAGGCGCTGGAGAGGACACGGCTGCAGCTGAGCAAAGAGAAGAGACTGAACAAGGCCCTCAAGAAGCCCAAG ACGCcaaccccaaggaagccgcccTCCGAAAGTCCGAAGGCAGCCGAAGGGCCGAGGGAGGCCTGCAGACCCCGAGTGCCTTGCAGCGGCTGGGCCTAG
- the FHAD1 gene encoding forkhead-associated domain-containing protein 1 isoform X2: MKAFLRSSDGILALRPKITTIGKHDDSDIVLKSPGLEDHHAALEFSDAEHSFVLRDFNTGSGSFVNDCQIQNVAVKVGQGDLLRFGSAGPTFELVLDHPPQQMSYPLVNRRIAWPGQIQVVTETASPPSAAAAPQFPLLPSQQSSPASPSWPYAASGASPRPPLRKRPPGSAWGRTVSSSAFSPEPSSWSPATLADSGALPGPLASSHPGDMLLKKKEETILKLGDEINRLSAFESECSRKDTLIAELQREISAMNEKVVATLAKKDTEFHQKLASLDKDSEAKAEEIRRLKEQVSGLQRNTSEVLYHSLSDRDLQIARWKQENEALKKSYALTTGLVTSLQKDVVQKEQRFQQLKTEMEKLRQESREKDSQLAYISAQCSRIKAETKRELRDRDLSAHQSRIADLELQAGQSKEEAKKHYAEQEALTRRLAEATKAEGELKEETERRAQQVQELGRRERLLRLEMEQAATQAQHFRNQVLRALFSELPEKPLTDEQIVEEIHQMQESKEGSDQKEAGLQKEVQIRGLEMEKLSSNLALLKKSLDGFQEFLKTSFSAKSLKEAISQLQSLPPLAPMASGIQASLARIFYSVLGWVEALESLLRNMGVDAPAGDTGMATYMKQLLDQHHSVTGQVQALQNQLRRAEESQHTTLQEKLKELREQLEGESQAREREIQEEEKRQKEILARRAAREEAELKEALEEERKRGRLLEAEVKELSEAMEGRRDLERMLNARMKEALGSLEDAERGKAMAEEKLSVWERRLQGLEAEAESLRQKHQREISEYQEQVKQHARTIVGLEKRLPSAAQQPEEERGLRPRETKKEASKPPLPASPGLCVMDEFHAFLKEELAAAKQEIQANQAVIAELKKELCQARATMSDVIGELSEKQKAELEEKRNLVQSQARELGLLREKLSEASRMLSQRETHLQATTEELRKAREKVKELLAKAKAAEMGRLVQHKGVQTMGALQGQPSPAAKEPPLLCLADLGARCKGSRHEEVIHRQKETLAELRKKLRKLEKDAKNSEPLLVVRKGPTEKDPAVVLTAAMDAHQPPAGPSCIDPNMATERNARMEMADALDLSENLYLSLVRGLSSLMDVEQLMGLRTLKHLSQAEREKVSLLRQKNLELLLDRISKLKSRLERKESLLKEYEGDSGPFRSNRHSLQAYQSEVAKLADQVYRDAEEKALLKEALERTRLQLSKEKRLNKALKKPKTPTPRKPPSESPKAAEGPREACRPRVPCSGWA; encoded by the exons ATGAAGGCCTTCCTAAGGAGCTCGGACGGCATCTTGGCGCTCAGGCCGAAGATAACGACGATAGGAAAGCATGATGACTCAGACATTGTTCTTAAG tCTCCAGGGTTGGAAGACCACCACGCCGCCCTCGAGTTCAGCGATGCCGAGCACAGCTTCGTTCTTCGGGACTTCAACACCGGCAGTGGCTCCTTTGTGAATGACTGTCAGATCCAGAATGTGGCCGTGAAGGTGGGCCAGGGAGACCTCCTGCGCTTTGGCTCCGCTGGGCCGACCTTCGAGCTGGTGCTGGACCACCCACCTCAG CAGATGTCTTATCCGCTGGTGAATCGGCGCATTGCCTGGCCTGGCCAAATCCAGGTGGTTACAGAGACAGCTTCCCCTCCGTCTGCAGCTGCTGCTCCCCAGTTTCCATTGCTACCCTCTCAGCAGTCCTCACCCGCCAGTCCCAGCTGGCCCTATGCAGCAAGTGGGGCCTCGCCACGTCCCCCCCTCCGAAAAAGGCCTCCTGGGAGCGCCTGGGGCAGGACAGTCTCCTCCTCTGCCTTCTCTCCCGAGCCTTCCAGCTGGTCTCCCGCCACCCTCGCAG ACAGTGGAGCCCTCCCTGGCCCTCTTGCCAGCAGCCACCCGGGGGATATGCTTCTCAAAAAGAAG GAAGAGACCATTTTAAAACTGGGGGACGAAATCAACCGCTTGTCCGCCTTCGAAAGTGAGTGCAGCCGCAAGGACACACTGATCGCAGAGCTCCAGCGCGAGATTTCGGCCATGAACGAGAAGGTCGTGGCAACCCTGGCCAAGAAGGACACCGAGTTCCATCAGAAGCTGGCCAGCCTTGacaaagactccgaagccaaggCCGAAGAGATCAGGAGGCTGAAGGAGCAG GTGAGCGGCCTGCAGAGAAACACCAGCGAAGTTTTGTACCACTCCCTCTCGGACCGCGACCTGCAAATCGCCCGCTGGAAGCAGGAGAACGAAGCCCTGAAGAAGAGCTACGCGCTCACCACAG GACTGGTGACCAGTTTGCAAAAGGACGTGGTCCAGAAGGAGCAGCGCTTCCAGCAACTGAAAACGGAGATGGAGAAGCTGAGGCAGGAGAGTCGGGAGAAGGACAGCCAGCTGGCCTATATTTCCGCCCAG TGCTCTAGAATTAAAGCGGAGACCAAGCGGGAACTCAGGGACAGAGACCTAAGTGCCCATCAGAGT CGGATTGCGGATCTGGAGCTGCAGGCCGGCCAGTCTAAGGAGGAGGCGAAGAAACACTACGCAGAGCAGGAGGCCCTGACCCGGAGGCTGGCTGAAGCCACCAAG GCCGAAGGGGAGCTGAAGGAAGAGACAGAGAGGCGAGCCCAGCAGGTGCAGGAGCTGGGCCGCCGAGAGCGTCTCCTGCGCTTGGAGATGGAGCAGGCAGCCACTCAG GCGCAGCATTTCCGGAACCAGGTGCTGAGGGCCCTCTTTTCCGAACTTCCCGAGAAACCTCTAACTGATGAGCAG atTGTTGAGGAAATCCATCAGATGCAGGAGAGCAAGGAGGGCTCTGATCAGAAGGAGGCAGGGCTGCAGAAAGAAGTGCAGATCAGGGGCCTGGAAATGGAGAAGCTCTCATCCAACCTGGCCCTGCTAAAGAAGTCACTCGATGGATTCCag GAGTTCCTGAAGACCTCTTTCTCTGCCAAGAGCCTGAAGGAGGCCATCAGCCAGCTACAGAGCCTTCCCCCACTGGCCCCCATGGCATCAGGAATCCAAGCCTCTCTGGCCCGCATCTTCTACAGTGTACTGGGCTGGGTGGAAGCACTGGAGTCTCTCCTCCGGAACATGGGCGTTGATGCCCCAGCTGGTGACACAG GAATGGCCACCTACATGAAGCAGCTGCTGGACCAGCACCACAGTGTCACGGGGCAGGTCCAGGCCTTGCAG AATCAGCTGCGGAGGGCAGAGGAGTCCCAGCACACCACCCTGCAGGAGAAGCTGAAGGAACTGAGGGAGCAGCTGGAGGGAGAGTCCCAGGCCAGAGAGAGGGAAATCCAGGAGGAAGAGAAGCGGCAGAAGGAG ATCCTGGCAAGGAGGGCCGCCCGGGAAGAAGCCGAGCTAAAAGAAGCcctggaagaggagaggaaaaggggcCGCCTGTTGGAAGCTGAAGTGAAGGAACTCTCCGAG GCGATGGAAGGgagaagggacctggagaggATGTTAAACGCCAGAATGAAGGAGGCTCTGGGGTCTCTGGAAGATGCCGAGAGGGGAAAG GCGATGGCGGAAGAGAAGCTGTCAGTCTGGGAGAGGCGGCTGCAGGGCCTGGAGGCGGAGGCCGAGTCGCTGAGGCAGAAGCACCAGCGGGAGATCTCGGAGTACCAGGAGCAGGTCAAACAGCACGCCAGGACCATCGTGGGGCTGGAGAAGAGGCTGCCCAGCGCTGCCCAGCAGCCAGAGGAGGAACGTGGGCTCCGGCCAAGAG aAACCAAGAAGGAGGCTTCCAAGCCCCCCTTACCTGCCTCCCCGGGGCTGTGCGTCATGGACGAGTTTCACGCTTTCCTGAA GGAGGAGCTGGCGGCCGCCAAGCAGGAGATCCAGGCCAACCAGGCGGTCATCGCGGAGCTCAAGAAGGAGCTTTGCCAGGCCAGAGCCACAATGTCCGACGTGATTG GGGAGCTGAGTGAGAAGCAGAAAGCGGAGCTGGAGGAGAAGCGGAACCTCGTGCAGAGCCAGGCCCGAGAACTCGGCCTCCTGCGGGAGAAGCTGTCGGAGGCCTCCAGGATGCTGTCCCAGAGGGAAACCCACCTCCAAGCCACCACCGAGGAGTTAAG GAAGGCCAGAGAGAAGGTGAAAGAGCTGCTGGCGAAGGCGAAGGCCGCGGAGATGGGCAGGCTTGTACAGCACAAGGGTGTGCAGACCATGGGGGCCCTGCAGGGCCAGCCCTCCCCTGCTGCGAAG GAGCCCCCTCTCTTGTGCTTGGCTGACCTGGGAGCCAGGTGCAAAGGCTCCCGCCACGAGGAGGTCATCCATCGGCAGAAGGAGACCTTGGCCGAGCTGCGCAAGAAGCTCCGGAAACTGGAGAAGG ACGCGAAAAACTCGGAGCCGCTTCTGGTGGTGCGGAAAGGGCCGACAGAGAAGGACCCCGCGGTGGTGCTGACGGCGGCAATGGATGCCCACCAG CCTCCAGCTGGGCCCTCCTGCATCGACCCCAACATGGCCACTGAGAGGAACGCCAGGATGGAGATGGCGGATGCGCTGGACCTCAGCGAGAACCTG tACCTCAGCCTTGTCCGGGGCCTCTCCAGCCTGATGGACGTGGAGCAACTGATGGGCTTGCGGACTCTAAAGCACCTGTCCCAGGCCGAGCGGGAGAAGGTGAGCCTGCTGCGCCAGAAGAACCTGGAGCTGCTGCTGGACAGGATCAGCAAGCTGAAGAGCCGCCTGGAGAGGAAGGAGTCCCTGCTGAAGGAGTACGAGGGGGACTCCGGGCCCTTCAG GAGCAACAGGCACAGCCTGCAGGCCTACCAGTCGGAGGTGGCCAAGCTGGCCGACCAGGTGTACCGGGACGCGGAGGAGAAGGCACTGCTGAAGGAGGCGCTGGAGAGGACACGGCTGCAGCTGAGCAAAGAGAAGAGACTGAACAAGGCCCTCAAGAAGCCCAAG ACGCcaaccccaaggaagccgcccTCCGAAAGTCCGAAGGCAGCCGAAGGGCCGAGGGAGGCCTGCAGACCCCGAGTGCCTTGCAGCGGCTGGGCCTAG